The nucleotide sequence TGCGAGGCTACTCATTGAGCCTGCGAAAAACCGAAGCGGCGGTGCTGGAGTTGAGGGGGGAAGCATGAGTGCCACACTGACACGCATGAAGACAATCGCCCTGGCGGGTAACCCCAACTGCGGCAAGACAACGATTTTTAACGCCCTGACCGGCTCCAGCGCCAAGGTGGGAAACTGGCCGGGAGTTACCGTGGAACGCCGGGAAGGAAGACTTAAAGGAAGCAGCACAGAAACGGCCGTTGTAGACCTTCCGGGAATCTACTCCCTCTCCGCTGAATCCGAAGACGAACAGGTAGCCAGAGACTTTATTATCAGCGGCAGCGTGGACCTGGTCATCAGTATAGTAGATGCCGCCAATCTTGAGCGTAACCTGTATCTTACCTCAACAATCCTGGAAAGCGGGATTCCCACCATTGTGGCCCTGAACATGATGGACTCCGCGAAAAAGAACGGTCTTACAATCGATATAGAGAAACTGTCCCGGGATCTCGGATGTCCGGTGATACCTCTTTCGGCTGTACAACCAGAAAGTGTAAAGAACTTCAGGAAAAAACTCGAAGCCCTGTTAAGCAGCGAAGTTCCCGCCCCCTCCCCTTTGATCCGGTACAGTCCGGAAATTGAAAGTTGTATTGGAGACTGGTCCAGCAAGCTCTCTGGTCCCGCATCGGAACTGGGAGTTGCCGACCGTTTTATTGCCATTGCCCTCCTGGAAGAAGACCCCTTTATCACCGAGCATTTCGGCATGGTTGTCGGAAAACAGGCAATCGAAAAGTCCATCGCAAACATCAGCGGTACCGCGGACACTACTGTTGACATGCTGATTGCCGACAACCGCTACTCCTGGATACAGAGCATTTGTGCCGTTGTTGTCTCCCGCAAAAATGAAGGCCCGCAGAAGGGATCCCGGGGAGGCCTGGATGCCATACTGCTGCATCGTTTTCTCGGGATTCCGATCTTCCTCGGGGTCATGTACCTTGTGTTCTGGTTCACCATGGCCATCGGCGGAGCCTTCATTGACTTCTTCGACATTCTCTTCGGCGGAATTTTTGTAGACGGGCTGGGCACCCTGATGGCCGGCATTGGCAGCCCCGAATGGCTTATCGCCATAATTGCAGGAGGTATCGGCGGCGGGATACAGACCGTCTCTACCTTTGTTCCGATTATCTTTACCATGTTCGTCATGCTCGCGATACTTGAGGATTCGGGATACATGGCCCGGGCAGCCTTCGTTATGGACAAGGCCATGCGGGCGATAGGTCTGCCGGGAAAGGCTTTTGTTCCCATGCTGGTCGGCTTCGGCTGTACCGTGCCAGCAATTATGGCCACCCGTACTTTGGAGTCCAAACGAGACCGCTTTATGACCATTTTTATGTCCCCCTTTATGTCCTGTGGGGCGCGGCTCCCGGTATACGCGTTGTTTACCGCCGCGTTCTTCGGCGCCATGGCAGGAGGAGTGGTATTCTCCATCTATCTCGTGGGAATTGTTCTGGCTATTTTAACCGGGCTTCTTTTAAAACATACCCTATTCAAAGGTACTCATAGTCCCTTCGTTATGGAGCTGCCGGCATACCATGCCCCAAGATTCGGTCATATTATGAGAAGCGCCTGGCTTCGACTGAAAATTTACATGTTCCGTGCAGGTAAGGTAATCATTCTCGTTGTGCTTGTACTTGCAGTACTCAATTCATGGGGAACCGACGGCACTTTCGGCAACGAAGATTCGGAGGAGTCGGTACTCTCCGTTATCGGAAAAACGATTACCCCTGTCTTTACCCCCATGGGGATAGAACAGGAGAACTGGCCGGCAACGGTGAGTCTCTTTACCGGACTCTTCGCCAAGGAAGCGGTCGTGGGAACCCTCAATGCCCTCTATGCCCAGGAAGCGGTTGGAGAGGAAGCCGGAGAAGAGGAGGCCTGGAGCCTGGCTTCCATTACCGCAGAATCCTTTACTAGCATTGCCGAAAACCTTGCAGGAGTATTTGGCGGACTGCTGGATCCCCTTGGACTGGGTCTTATATCGGGCGACGAGGCTGCTACTTCCGAAGAACTCGAAACCGATGACAGCGTTTTTGCCGGTCTCCGGAACAACTTCACTCCAGTGAGCGCCTACGCATACCTGCTCTTTATTCTGATCTACTTCCCCTGCGTCGCTGCTCTCGGTGCTGCTGTCCAGGAAACGGGAAAAGGTTACGGAACAGTGCTGGTCACCTACCTGACTCTCTTAGCCTGGATAATCTCAACCCTGGTCTACCAGCTCTTCGAAGGACACGGTATC is from Marispirochaeta sp. and encodes:
- the feoB gene encoding Fe(2+) transporter permease subunit FeoB, which codes for MSATLTRMKTIALAGNPNCGKTTIFNALTGSSAKVGNWPGVTVERREGRLKGSSTETAVVDLPGIYSLSAESEDEQVARDFIISGSVDLVISIVDAANLERNLYLTSTILESGIPTIVALNMMDSAKKNGLTIDIEKLSRDLGCPVIPLSAVQPESVKNFRKKLEALLSSEVPAPSPLIRYSPEIESCIGDWSSKLSGPASELGVADRFIAIALLEEDPFITEHFGMVVGKQAIEKSIANISGTADTTVDMLIADNRYSWIQSICAVVVSRKNEGPQKGSRGGLDAILLHRFLGIPIFLGVMYLVFWFTMAIGGAFIDFFDILFGGIFVDGLGTLMAGIGSPEWLIAIIAGGIGGGIQTVSTFVPIIFTMFVMLAILEDSGYMARAAFVMDKAMRAIGLPGKAFVPMLVGFGCTVPAIMATRTLESKRDRFMTIFMSPFMSCGARLPVYALFTAAFFGAMAGGVVFSIYLVGIVLAILTGLLLKHTLFKGTHSPFVMELPAYHAPRFGHIMRSAWLRLKIYMFRAGKVIILVVLVLAVLNSWGTDGTFGNEDSEESVLSVIGKTITPVFTPMGIEQENWPATVSLFTGLFAKEAVVGTLNALYAQEAVGEEAGEEEAWSLASITAESFTSIAENLAGVFGGLLDPLGLGLISGDEAATSEELETDDSVFAGLRNNFTPVSAYAYLLFILIYFPCVAALGAAVQETGKGYGTVLVTYLTLLAWIISTLVYQLFEGHGITWIIVALILLGGIFASFSLMGRGRERVTYPG